The window TGCAGGGCGTCGACGACGCCGGCATCGGTCGCCGCCTGCTGCGCCAGCACGCTGCCGAGCAGCGCAACCGTCTTCAGGTCGCAACGGCCCCAGCGGATGTCGGGAATGGTGATGGCGGCCACACCCTGGTCGCGCCACGCCGCGGGCGGGCGCTTCAGCGGGCTGACCATGCCGAACACCGACGGGGTGACGCCGGCCGGAAAGGCATGGCCGCGGCCGGCGGCGGCGCCGCGCGTGACCTGGAGATAGACCGTCAGATCGCCGTCGATGCCGGAAGAGGCGGCCAGCCGCTGCATGATGCCCAGCCAGTCGTCGGCCGACAGCGTGCAGTCGATGCGCAGTTCGGACAGGCCGCGCTGCAGGCGGGCGATGTGCGCCTCCGGCTCGAACAGGCGGCCCTGATAGGCGGCGGTCACCTCATAGAGGCCGTCGGCGAACAGGAAACCGCGGTCCAGCGGCGACACATGGACCTCGTCCAGCGGCAGGTAACGCCCGTTCCAATAGGAGATCGTCATCGCTTTTCAGCTTCTTTGGCGCGTGGAAAGGAAAGCCCTGCTCACTCGGTCGGCCGCTTGGCTTTCGGCACGACGTGGAGGTAGGGAAGGATGCGTTCGGCGACGTCGGCGGCCTGTCCGACGCTCTCGGGACCGGAGCGGGACAGCGCGGTGCCCAGCGCCACGATCAGCGCCATCAGCCCGGTCGGAGAACTGTGGCGCACGCCATGGTCGGCCCCGGCCAGCAGGGTGACGTCGGCAAGCGGGACGATCGGGCTGTCCGGCGCGTCGGTCAGCGCGATGGCCTTCGCCCCGCGTTCCCGGCACAGCTGCAGATGCTCGATGGTCCGGCGCGAATAACGCGGCGAGGTGATGGCGATCACCAGATCGCCGGGCTGCACCGTCATCAGCCGGCGGATGGTGCGCTCGGTGCCGGCGAATTCGACGGCTTCGCGGACATGGTCGACATAGGGCTCCAGCACGTCGGCCAGGAACAGGGCGAGATAGGCGCTGTCGCCGAGGCCGAGCGCCACGACACGCCTGGAGTCGCGGATCAGGCGGATCGCCGCCTCGCATTGTTCGGGCTGCAGCAACTCCATGGTGCGGGTGATGTTGCCGGCGTCGCTGGCCAGCGATTCCCGCATGATCTCGGCATTGGAGGTGTCGCGCTGCACGGCGACGCGCAGCTTTTCCACCGGGGCGAAGGTGGATTGGAAGGCGCGCAGCAGATCCTCGCGGAACTCCGGATAGCCGTCATAGCCGAGGAAACGGGCATAGCGGTTGACGGACGCCACCGACACCTCCGCCGCCGCCGCCAGCTCGCCGATCTTCAGCGTCGCGGTGCGGAAGGGATAGGCCAGCGCCCATTCCCCCACCTTGGCGAGCGCCGCCGGCAGCTGCGGCTGACAGTTCTGCATCCGGATCAGCAGCGATCCCGTCTGAATCGGTGGCCCCATCCCCTCGACGCCTTCTCGAAAAGCCGAAGCGTGGCTTGTGTGAGGATGGAGTTACAGGATTTTCATATTCCTGTAAATCTGTTTTCACATATGGGCGTATGCCTATGCCCGGCGCCTTCTCCGCCGGTCCCGACTGCCGCGAAACCGCCGCATTTGAGACTCTTTGGAGGCTTCCTTATCGTTTGTTAACGATGTTTGCCGCAATAATCTGCCGACAACGGCAATCGCGCAGACATGAAGGGCAGCAATGGCTCAGAAGGTTCGTGAGGACTACCGGACCCTCACCGGCCCGGAAAAGGCCGCCATCATGATGCTCGCGCTGGGCGAGGAGCATTCTTCCAAGCTGTTCTCGCTGATGGACGACGAGGAGATCAAGGAGCTGTCCCAGGTGATGGCCAACCTGGGCACCGTGTCGGCCAACCTGATCGAACGCCTGTTCGTCGAATTCGCCGAGCAGATGTCGTCGAGCGGCACCGTCGTCGGCTCCTTCGATTCGACCGAACGGCTGCTGCTGAAGACCCTGCCGAAGGACAAGGTCGACCAGATCATGGAGGACATCCGTGGTCCGGCCGGCCGCACCATGTGGGACAAGCTGACCAACGTCAACGAGTCGGTCCTGTCCAACTATCTGAAGAACGAGTACCCGCAGACCGTCGCGGTGGTGTTGTCCAAGATCCGCTCCGACCATGCCGGCCGGGTGCTGGCGCAGCTGCCGGAAAGCTTCGCGATGGAGGTCATCATGCGCATGCTGCGCATGGAGGCGGTGCAGAAGGAGGTTCTGGACGACGTGGAGCGCACGTTGCGCACCGAGTTCATGACCAACCTCGCCCGCACCAGCCGGCGCGACAGCCACGAGATGCTGGCGGAGATCTTCAACGGGCTGGACCGCACCACCGAGCACCGCTTCATGGCCGCGCTGGAGGAGCGCAACCGCGACAGCGCCGAGCGCATCAAGTCGCTGATGTTCACCTTCGAGGATCTGTCCAAGCTCGACCCCGGCGGCGTCCAGACGATGCTGCGGACGGTGGACAAGCAGAAGCTGGGCACCGCGCTGAAGGGCGCGTCGGAGTCGCTGAAGGACCTGTTCTTCTCCAACATGTCCGAGCGCGCCGCCAAGATCCTGCGCGAGGACATGGCCGCCATGGGCCCGGTCCGCGTCCGCGACGTGGACGAGGCGCAGATGTACATGGTCCAGCTGGCCAAGGATCTCGCCGCCCGCGGCGAGCTGGTGCTGGCCGAGGGCAGCGGCGAGAACGAGTTGATCTACTGATCGCCCATACTCGCCGCCCGCCCTTAAGGGGCGAGCGGCGCTGATTTTTTCCCCTTTTGAAACATTGGAGATTTGACGGATCGCTCGGAACGGTGAACCCTTGGAGACCGAAGGGGCAGGATCAGGGAGGCCGCTGTCACGATGCCTTGGCTATGGGCTGCTCGCGCAGGCTCCGGCCGGGCCGGACATCCGGCTCCTGCCCACCGTCCGACCGGCCAGAAGGCCGGCGGGCGCCGCTTCGGCCAACAAACAGGGAGCTTCCGAAAATCATGACCGCTGACACGCTGCAAGCCCGTCTCGTCACCCGGATGGCCGGTCCCATCGTCGCCGGCCTGCTGGGGCTGGGCGTCGCCGCCGGACCGCTGGCGGCACTCGCCGAGACCTGGGACATGCCGACCCCCTACCCCGACACGAACCTGCACACCGTGGTGGTGAAGCAGTTCGCGGAGGACGTGAAGGCGGCCACCGGCGGCAAGATCCAGATCACCGTCCATTCCAACGGTTCGCTGATCCGCCATCCGGAGATCAAGCGCGCGGTCCAGTCCGGGCAGGCGCAGCTGGGCGAGGTGCTCATCAGCTCCTGGGCGAACGAGGATCCGCTGTTCGGCCTCGATTCGGTGCCCTTCCTCGCCACTGACTTCCAGGCGTCGCGCAAGCTCTACGACGTCTCCAAGCCGTATCTCGAAAAGAAGCTGGAGCGCCAGCGCCTCAAGCTGCTCTACTCGATTCCGTGGCCGCCGCAGGGCCTCTACGTGAAGGACGAGATCCAGTCGATCGACGGGCTGAAGGGGCAGAAGTTCCGCGCCTACAACCCGGCCACCACCCGCATCGCCGAGCTGAGCGGCGCCGTCCCGGTGAAGATCGAGGCGGCGGAAGTGGCGCAGGCCTTCGGCACCGGCATCGTCTCCGCGATGATCACCTCGGCCGCCACCGGCGTCGACACCAAGGCCTGGGACTTCGTGAAGACCTATTACGACGTCCAGGCCTGGCTGCCGCGCAACATGGTCTTCGTCAACACCGAGGTGTGGAAGGGGCTGGACGCCGACACCCAGAAGGCGATCCAGGGCGCCGCCGCCAAGGCCGAGGCCGCCGGCTGGGCCGAGTGGGAGAAGAAGACGGCCGAGCTGAACAAGACCATGGCCGACAACGGCATGAAGGTTCTGCCGCCGTCCGACACGCTGAAGGAAGGCCTGTCCGCCGTCGGCAAGACCATGACCGAGGAATGGACCAAGGCCGCCGGTGCCGACGGCGAGGCGATCATCTCCGCCTTCCGCAAGTAACCGGCCGTTGCCAGTAACCAGCCGTTGAGTGTGCGCGGTATCCCTGACGCCCCGCTGCGGCGTGCCGGCCGGGATGCCGCCGCCACGCCCCTTCGCCCCGACCGACCGCAGGAGGTGGTTGCGCCATGCGCACCGCGCTGTCCATTCTTTACCGAACCGCCGAGATCCTGGGCGCGGTCGCGCTTGCCGCCATTGCCGTCCTGATCATCACGCAGGTGGTGAGCCGCCTCGCCGGCCGCATGGTTCCGGGGGCCGACGAGCTCGCCGGCTATTGCATGGCCGCATCCTTCTTCCTGATGCTGGGGCCGGCCTTGCGCCGCGGCGCCCATATCCGCGTCGGCGTGCTGGTGGAGCGCCTGCACGGCGCCCCCCGCCGCGCCTTCGAACTGGCCTGCCTTGCCTTCGGCACGGCGCTCAGCGCCTATTTCGCCTGGTACTGGATGCGCATGACCTATGATTCCTATGATTTCGGCGACATCAGCCAGGGCGTGCTGCCGATCCCGCTGTGGATCCCCCAGGCGCTGATGGCGGCCGGGCTGGTCGTGCTGGTGATCGCCTTGCTGGACGATCTCGTGGCGGTGCTGCGGGGCGGCCAAGCCTCCTACCAGCATGCCGCCATGCAGAGCGAGGGCTGAACGATGGATCAGACGACCGCATCCATCGTCGTCGTCGTGACGATGTTCCTGATGCTGGGGACCGGCGTGTGGGTGGCGCTGGCGCTGGCCGGGGTCGGCTTCGTCGCCATGGCGCTGTTCACCACGCGGCCGGTGGGCATGGTGATGGCGACCAACATCTGGGGGGCCAGCACCTCCTGGACGCTGACCGCCCTGCCGCTGTTCATCTGGATGGGCGAGATCCTGTTCCGCACCCGCATCTCGTCCGACATGTTCAAGGGGCTGGCGCCCTGGACCGGCTGGCTG of the Azospirillum ramasamyi genome contains:
- a CDS encoding D-amino acid aminotransferase, which produces MTISYWNGRYLPLDEVHVSPLDRGFLFADGLYEVTAAYQGRLFEPEAHIARLQRGLSELRIDCTLSADDWLGIMQRLAASSGIDGDLTVYLQVTRGAAAGRGHAFPAGVTPSVFGMVSPLKRPPAAWRDQGVAAITIPDIRWGRCDLKTVALLGSVLAQQAATDAGVVDALQLRDGLVTEGAATNIFVVKDGVIATPVNDTRILEGITRTVILRLAAEAGLRLEERDIPAAELDGADEIWISSTTKEITPVTSLNGKPVGSGAPGMLWRRMFGLFAERLGR
- a CDS encoding MurR/RpiR family transcriptional regulator, with the protein product MGPPIQTGSLLIRMQNCQPQLPAALAKVGEWALAYPFRTATLKIGELAAAAEVSVASVNRYARFLGYDGYPEFREDLLRAFQSTFAPVEKLRVAVQRDTSNAEIMRESLASDAGNITRTMELLQPEQCEAAIRLIRDSRRVVALGLGDSAYLALFLADVLEPYVDHVREAVEFAGTERTIRRLMTVQPGDLVIAITSPRYSRRTIEHLQLCRERGAKAIALTDAPDSPIVPLADVTLLAGADHGVRHSSPTGLMALIVALGTALSRSGPESVGQAADVAERILPYLHVVPKAKRPTE
- the fliG gene encoding flagellar motor switch protein FliG yields the protein MAQKVREDYRTLTGPEKAAIMMLALGEEHSSKLFSLMDDEEIKELSQVMANLGTVSANLIERLFVEFAEQMSSSGTVVGSFDSTERLLLKTLPKDKVDQIMEDIRGPAGRTMWDKLTNVNESVLSNYLKNEYPQTVAVVLSKIRSDHAGRVLAQLPESFAMEVIMRMLRMEAVQKEVLDDVERTLRTEFMTNLARTSRRDSHEMLAEIFNGLDRTTEHRFMAALEERNRDSAERIKSLMFTFEDLSKLDPGGVQTMLRTVDKQKLGTALKGASESLKDLFFSNMSERAAKILREDMAAMGPVRVRDVDEAQMYMVQLAKDLAARGELVLAEGSGENELIY
- a CDS encoding TRAP transporter substrate-binding protein, producing MTADTLQARLVTRMAGPIVAGLLGLGVAAGPLAALAETWDMPTPYPDTNLHTVVVKQFAEDVKAATGGKIQITVHSNGSLIRHPEIKRAVQSGQAQLGEVLISSWANEDPLFGLDSVPFLATDFQASRKLYDVSKPYLEKKLERQRLKLLYSIPWPPQGLYVKDEIQSIDGLKGQKFRAYNPATTRIAELSGAVPVKIEAAEVAQAFGTGIVSAMITSAATGVDTKAWDFVKTYYDVQAWLPRNMVFVNTEVWKGLDADTQKAIQGAAAKAEAAGWAEWEKKTAELNKTMADNGMKVLPPSDTLKEGLSAVGKTMTEEWTKAAGADGEAIISAFRK
- a CDS encoding TRAP transporter small permease codes for the protein MRTALSILYRTAEILGAVALAAIAVLIITQVVSRLAGRMVPGADELAGYCMAASFFLMLGPALRRGAHIRVGVLVERLHGAPRRAFELACLAFGTALSAYFAWYWMRMTYDSYDFGDISQGVLPIPLWIPQALMAAGLVVLVIALLDDLVAVLRGGQASYQHAAMQSEG